A region from the Nostoc sp. HK-01 genome encodes:
- the mraY gene encoding phospho-N-acetylmuramoyl-pentapeptide transferase, translating into MKGKDPVDAKLSPNQGLNISGIGLASALATGLGVAAVVCDLMGNRLPWQGTSLTMPLLLCAVISAAVGYVVVPMLQALKTGQIIREDGPQAHLKKAGTPTMGGIFFIPVAAIVACIMSNFATEVVAVSALTLSYGFIGWIDDWQILRRKSNKGISPKMKLALQIGFAALFCIWLMFNQPFNITNIALPWVSFALPLGFLFWPLAGFVLVAESNATNLTDGIDGLAGGTVAIALLALGAVVAPTSPALMVFCAALSGSCLGFLAHNRNPARVFMGDTGSLALGGALAAVALLTNSLVALFILSGIFFVETLSVMAQVAYYKATKGPDGKGKRLFRMAPLHHHLELGGWSELQVVAVFYIIAAMLAVICLAIAPF; encoded by the coding sequence GTGAAGGGAAAAGATCCTGTGGACGCTAAATTATCTCCTAACCAAGGATTAAACATTTCTGGTATCGGTCTTGCTTCTGCCTTAGCCACCGGGCTAGGTGTAGCAGCAGTAGTTTGTGATTTGATGGGGAATAGATTGCCTTGGCAAGGCACATCTCTCACCATGCCTTTGTTGTTGTGTGCCGTGATTTCGGCTGCTGTGGGCTATGTAGTAGTACCTATGCTGCAAGCACTGAAAACTGGACAAATTATCCGCGAAGATGGCCCCCAAGCCCATTTGAAAAAAGCAGGCACACCAACAATGGGTGGGATATTCTTCATCCCTGTTGCGGCGATCGTTGCCTGTATAATGTCTAATTTCGCCACAGAGGTCGTTGCTGTCTCCGCATTAACCCTTAGCTACGGTTTTATCGGTTGGATTGATGACTGGCAAATTCTCCGCCGGAAATCCAATAAAGGGATTTCTCCAAAAATGAAACTAGCTTTGCAAATTGGTTTTGCAGCGCTGTTTTGTATCTGGTTAATGTTTAATCAACCTTTTAATATTACAAATATTGCTTTGCCTTGGGTGAGCTTTGCACTGCCTTTAGGGTTCCTCTTCTGGCCTTTGGCAGGATTTGTACTCGTCGCAGAGAGTAATGCAACTAATTTAACTGATGGTATTGATGGTTTAGCAGGCGGAACTGTAGCGATCGCACTTTTGGCTTTAGGTGCTGTAGTCGCCCCAACTTCCCCAGCTTTGATGGTTTTCTGTGCAGCTTTAAGCGGTAGTTGCTTAGGTTTCTTAGCACATAACCGCAACCCAGCCCGCGTATTCATGGGTGATACAGGTTCCTTGGCTTTGGGTGGTGCGTTAGCTGCTGTCGCACTTTTAACAAACAGCTTGGTAGCGTTATTTATTCTTAGCGGGATCTTCTTTGTCGAAACCCTGTCTGTAATGGCCCAAGTTGCTTATTACAAAGCGACTAAAGGCCCAGATGGTAAAGGCAAACGCTTGTTTAGAATGGCTCCTTTACATCATCATTTAGAGTTAGGTGGCTGGTCAGAATTACAAGTTGTGGCTGTGTTTTATATAATAGCTGCGATGTTAGCTGTAATTTGTTTAGCGATCGCCCCTTTCTAA
- a CDS encoding putative acyltransferase — MINNFANHQPDSLLSLDAATIKRVEEGVAAASDRAVRHTIKEALTRLEGINQGQTEHQINGSVRRFVLRSLIHTLFSVRVENLEKLPQTPAILAVNHLHHIDPLLLLAELPSQPYYYILGDARTLYNKLWKRFILSFAGGVIPLARLWKEEIAVMEAAKTGRQDLAELAAAIQENVPSGGDIQTLRQIDRIILEILAHGDGMILFPEGRLGNTEGKLHFPLKRGTVIYALRASVPIVPVALIGTYDLYLRKQLTIRVGEPLHFSSNTKTTKQEVETALETLQNAMIALLPANYQEPRGTKLLRYFLNHLLW, encoded by the coding sequence GTGATTAATAATTTCGCCAACCATCAACCAGATAGTTTGCTGTCTTTAGATGCTGCTACTATTAAGCGGGTAGAAGAAGGAGTAGCAGCAGCCAGCGATCGCGCTGTGCGTCATACAATCAAAGAAGCCTTGACTCGCTTGGAAGGAATTAACCAAGGACAGACAGAACACCAAATTAATGGTAGTGTACGACGGTTTGTGTTGCGATCGCTCATTCATACTTTATTCAGCGTTCGGGTAGAAAATCTCGAAAAATTACCGCAGACACCAGCAATTCTTGCTGTCAACCATCTTCACCACATCGATCCCTTGCTGTTATTGGCAGAACTCCCCAGCCAGCCGTACTACTATATTTTGGGTGATGCTCGCACCCTTTATAACAAATTATGGAAGCGCTTCATTTTGAGTTTTGCTGGCGGCGTGATTCCTTTGGCGCGGTTGTGGAAAGAAGAAATTGCTGTGATGGAAGCAGCCAAAACTGGAAGACAAGACTTAGCTGAACTAGCCGCCGCAATTCAAGAAAATGTTCCATCGGGTGGCGATATCCAGACATTACGCCAAATAGACCGCATTATTTTAGAGATTTTGGCTCATGGGGATGGGATGATTCTATTTCCTGAAGGAAGACTGGGAAATACTGAAGGTAAATTGCATTTTCCCCTTAAGCGAGGAACGGTGATATATGCTTTACGTGCTAGTGTACCAATAGTACCAGTTGCTCTCATTGGTACTTATGACCTGTATCTCAGAAAACAGTTAACTATTCGCGTTGGCGAACCGTTACATTTTTCGTCAAATACCAAAACCACTAAACAGGAAGTAGAAACCGCTTTAGAAACTTTGCAAAATGCCATGATAGCTCTGTTGCCAGCTAACTATCAAGAACCAAGAGGAACAAAGTTGTTACGTTACTTCCTTAATCATCTGTTGTGGTGA
- the ccmM gene encoding carbon dioxide concentrating mechanism protein — translation MFKPRKICSVLTTIILAFAIGTQIYIQPALASGGTTCNPTAINLPICPSAAPSESASFVDPTATITNPTNITLGEKVYIAPFSELNATNAPISIDAGSNIQDQVKIIASGTGVEIGEHVIMAHMATIKGAAKIGTQGSTGPFTDPVTNTQFSNTIPEIFLAFNCEIDGATVERNTVVNFLARVGPGVTLPAGKVVLPGKNVTTNLQASSGTLGKVANLTQADVALMEGIIEVNEAFAKGYTDLARTDSTNVTGINYAPDTSFNSGGLPQIGGSPTRDPNYRNRIIGNITFQDSLATLNNKLASRISLRADEGEPFNVGSIAGMANDVVFHALETTSLTLGNGIGYGPRALVHGGRQVVNGVANGPETSVGDAVGLGPNSVIFRASIGNKSALGQRSAVFNSTIAPRTAIASRTIYADNGSLILPVEW, via the coding sequence ATGTTCAAACCTCGCAAAATTTGTAGTGTCTTAACTACAATTATCCTAGCGTTTGCCATCGGTACACAGATATATATACAACCCGCCCTTGCTTCTGGAGGGACGACGTGTAATCCAACGGCAATTAACTTACCTATATGCCCAAGTGCAGCACCTTCTGAGTCAGCTAGTTTCGTTGACCCCACGGCGACAATCACCAACCCCACAAATATTACCTTGGGAGAAAAAGTCTACATCGCACCATTTTCCGAGTTAAATGCTACTAATGCCCCTATTAGCATCGATGCAGGTTCTAATATCCAAGACCAGGTAAAAATTATAGCTTCGGGAACGGGTGTGGAGATTGGCGAGCATGTCATTATGGCACACATGGCCACCATCAAAGGAGCAGCTAAAATCGGTACTCAAGGCTCAACTGGGCCTTTTACCGACCCAGTTACCAATACTCAGTTTAGCAATACTATTCCAGAGATATTTCTTGCCTTCAACTGTGAAATAGATGGTGCAACTGTAGAAAGAAACACAGTAGTTAACTTTCTGGCACGGGTTGGCCCTGGTGTTACTTTACCAGCAGGAAAAGTTGTCCTGCCTGGTAAAAATGTCACAACTAACTTACAAGCTAGTAGCGGCACCTTGGGGAAAGTCGCAAACCTGACACAAGCCGACGTTGCATTAATGGAAGGTATCATTGAAGTCAATGAAGCATTTGCCAAAGGATATACAGACTTAGCCAGAACAGACTCAACAAATGTAACAGGAATAAATTACGCTCCAGATACATCTTTTAACTCCGGAGGTCTGCCGCAGATAGGTGGAAGTCCGACCCGTGATCCTAACTATCGTAACCGCATCATCGGCAACATCACTTTCCAAGATTCTTTAGCAACACTCAACAACAAACTAGCTAGTAGAATTTCGCTGCGTGCTGATGAGGGTGAACCTTTTAATGTTGGGTCAATTGCTGGGATGGCAAACGATGTTGTCTTTCACGCTTTAGAAACAACTAGTTTAACTCTTGGTAATGGGATTGGTTATGGGCCTCGCGCTCTAGTTCATGGTGGTAGGCAGGTTGTCAATGGTGTTGCTAATGGCCCTGAAACTAGTGTAGGTGATGCCGTAGGGTTAGGGCCGAACTCCGTTATCTTCCGCGCCAGCATCGGCAACAAGTCAGCACTTGGGCAAAGAAGCGCAGTCTTTAATTCCACGATAGCTCCCAGAACTGCGATCGCTTCTCGAACAATTTATGCCGACAACGGCAGCCTGATTTTACCTGTGGAGTGGTAA